The sequence GATGCGTATGCAAACATTATTATCAGTAACCCTCAGCAATCATGAGCTTAAACAAATTTACATCAGATATCATTCAAGATTCATTGATCTCTATTGGAGAGGCCATGTTTGAAACTATTCAGCGGACCAGTATGAGTCCTATCATTTACGAAGCATTGGATTATGCTGTCGGAATTACGGACGGAGAAGGTCGATTGCTGGCTCAAGGAAATGGGGTAATTACGTTTTTGGCCGCAATGAGTCTTGTGGTAGAAGAGACTTTGGAACGTTTTGGAGAGGACAATCCTTTAAAAGAAGGCGATGTCATTATAGCCAACACGCCTTATGCGGGAGGCGGAACACACTTATCAGACATTGCTCTTATTACGCCGATTTTCTATAAAGGTGAACGCGTAGCATTTACGGTAAACAAAGCACATTGGACGGATATAGGAGGGACAAATCCAGGTTCGGTATCAACAGTATCAACTGAAATTTTCCAAGAGGGCATCCATTTTCCCTTCGTTAAAGTAAAAGAAGAAGGCAAGTTAAACCAGGCCCTTATTAAGATGTTAGAAGCAAATGTAAGACTTCCCAAAAGCACTTTAGGAGATTTGTTTTCGGGTATTGCCGCCAATGATGTGGGAGCAGAAAGAATAATTAAGCTTATTGATAAATATGGTTTAGAAGCTTACAAACAAGCTGCAGAAGAATTTATGGAATATGGTGAGCGTATTAGTTTAAAAGAATTACAAAAAATCCCAAACGGTGTTTATGAAAACACAGGTTGGATAGAAAATGATGGTTTTGGCAATGGGCCTTTTCCGTTGAAATTGAGAATAACGATCTCCAATGAGAATATGACCTGTGATTTTACAGGGTCCCATGAACAGTTAAAAGGCCCTCTGAATTTATCAAGAACAGGATTGGAAACTGCTGTAAGAGCAGCTTTTAAGGCGATAACTACACCTACACTACCTGCTAACAATGGGTCTTTTAAACATGTAAAACTAATTTGTCCAGAAAACACGATTGTGAGTGCCAAATCACCCGCTCCAATATCTGTTTATTATGAGGTTTTCTTGGCAGCAATAGATTTATTGCTAAGAACATTGGGTCCTGTAGTTCCGGAAAAATTACCAGCGGGTCATTTTAGATCTGTATGTGTGACTTATATTTCTGGAATTCACCCAGTAACCAATGAGTTTTATGTACAGGCGGAACCACTATCCGGCGGTTGGGGTGGATGCGCTTTTCACGATGGAAACCGTGGGCAATTCTCTTACGCACATGGCGAATCTTATAATATCCCTGCCGAAACCCGAGAACGAAAATATGGTGTGGTCGTTGAAGAATATGCTTTTCATAACGAAGGTGGTGGATATGGAGAATTTCAAGGAGGAAATGGACAGTATCTGACCTTTAAGGTTTTATCCGATGAAGCATTTTTAACAGGAGCGTTTTTAGGGTATTCTATTCCAACATGGGGCCTTAATGAAGGCAAAGAAGGTAGTTACAATTATTTTACGGTCATACGAACAGATGGTACCGAAGAGCAATATAATATCGTAACCAATGTAAAGCTCAACAAGGGAGATAAGGTAAAACTGGTAACGGCGACAGGCGGTGGATATGGAAACCCCAAGAACAGGCCTTTAGACAAGGTAAAATGGGATGTAAAGAATGGATACATTACAAAAGAACAGGCATTGGAGCACTACAACTTTTCTCCGGTTCAATAACTATTTATACATAAAATGGAAGTTAAAGAATTGACATTTCCAGAAGTAGAAGAGTCCTATTTAAAAAACATCATCCATAAACAAGAAAAAGGCGTAGTCGTACAATGCGGTTCGGTGGTCTTAACAAAAGGGCAGTTACTTCCCTTTAAGACTTTAGATTCTCATGAGATATCTTATTTGATTTCTGGAAAATTAAAAGTGTCCACCAAAGATGGTAATGAAAAAGTGATGAACCAAGGCGATTTGATTTACTTGAATAAGGAAGAAATACGTGAAACAGAAACATTGGAAGATAGTAAAATCCTATTCTTTCTATTTAACGCCGTACAAAAGTAATTTTTAAGTGTAAGCAGTTTATTTTGATTTAGTTGCAAAAAAAAGCGGAGAGATTCTTCGCTTTTTTAAACTTAAATGGCGCCAACTGCAAAATTGAATTGAATGATAAAGCCAATTATTAAACTGTTTGATCAGCAAGTTCTGTTTTGGGAAAGCCCAAGAATTATTCAAAGAATAAGCACATTCTTGGTACTATCGTTCATACTATGTGGAATATGTAGCTCCTTGGCGTATTATAAAATAATATCCGTAGGCCCATTTAACAACGTTTTCAAACACCCATTTTTTGCAATAGAAGTAGCCTTTACCATACTTCTCATTTTAGAATTATTGAGTTTGATTTTTGTTTTGCCCAAATCAGTTTCAAGGTCATTGGGAAAACAGTTTGAATTGCTATCACTCATTTTTCTGCGAGATGCATTTAAAGAGTTTAGTCACCTAGATAGCTTCCTGTTATGGAGCG is a genomic window of Flagellimonas sp. CMM7 containing:
- a CDS encoding cupin domain-containing protein; protein product: MEVKELTFPEVEESYLKNIIHKQEKGVVVQCGSVVLTKGQLLPFKTLDSHEISYLISGKLKVSTKDGNEKVMNQGDLIYLNKEEIRETETLEDSKILFFLFNAVQK
- a CDS encoding hydantoinase B/oxoprolinase family protein — translated: MSLNKFTSDIIQDSLISIGEAMFETIQRTSMSPIIYEALDYAVGITDGEGRLLAQGNGVITFLAAMSLVVEETLERFGEDNPLKEGDVIIANTPYAGGGTHLSDIALITPIFYKGERVAFTVNKAHWTDIGGTNPGSVSTVSTEIFQEGIHFPFVKVKEEGKLNQALIKMLEANVRLPKSTLGDLFSGIAANDVGAERIIKLIDKYGLEAYKQAAEEFMEYGERISLKELQKIPNGVYENTGWIENDGFGNGPFPLKLRITISNENMTCDFTGSHEQLKGPLNLSRTGLETAVRAAFKAITTPTLPANNGSFKHVKLICPENTIVSAKSPAPISVYYEVFLAAIDLLLRTLGPVVPEKLPAGHFRSVCVTYISGIHPVTNEFYVQAEPLSGGWGGCAFHDGNRGQFSYAHGESYNIPAETRERKYGVVVEEYAFHNEGGGYGEFQGGNGQYLTFKVLSDEAFLTGAFLGYSIPTWGLNEGKEGSYNYFTVIRTDGTEEQYNIVTNVKLNKGDKVKLVTATGGGYGNPKNRPLDKVKWDVKNGYITKEQALEHYNFSPVQ